The Panicum virgatum strain AP13 chromosome 5K, P.virgatum_v5, whole genome shotgun sequence genome has a window encoding:
- the LOC120707278 gene encoding translocase of chloroplast 101, chloroplastic-like isoform X2, with protein sequence MAPTTDAAAVAPVEEESPAPAAAEAAAAAEGEPTKKVEAAAAAEEEKSEGKGEGFGGPEAENGEGEGAGGGGDGGEVEEDGKGGSSGAAEADKDDFGGGAVAAPAPAVGSKSDTGESVEVASPDASEGDEKDGLREQQEEGDAAVEAKAVDKVADSAESAVAEEKLEPEEDKAEEVGSGTGDGGELGDEVVDFSVESMEMTKQEDKVAPVAEANGELDDKKVASDDVVSGEEAPEESTNKGADVEEEAAKPEPASEASPVILTDGSEEEPASASAGSVVEDSPEKGQNAEDQAAASEAPKESTNKGADVDDNDESAKPEPASEVVNSVSEEEPAPASVNSVVEDSPEKWQNAEDQAAASEVLEESTNMDSEYEDAEPQLDSEASPVDVNDGSAEEPAPASANSVVEDSPEKKQNAEDQVAASEAVEDVGAKKLTEVEIGAAAPELVPESSNENNGADETVGATEVADHKEEAGDNDIIEAEAVADVEDGVGNEADEDEDGANSDTSPARVAILESSEAAKQIMKELAEGSSSGSVSGSRDFNDSMDGQIMLDDSEDDEDDDGEEKGFDSAALAALLKAATGGSSDGKISVGSQDGSRIFTMDRPAGLGSSATSLRPIAPRQPARSNPFSPSELAVTTDPTEEMTEEEKKLHEKVELIRVKFLRLVYRLGATPEETVAAQVLYRLSLAEGIRHGRQTNRAFSLDNARRKALILEAEGKEDLDFSCNILVLGKIGVGKSATINSIFGEEKTRTDAFSSATSNVREIVGDVDGVKIRIIDTPGLRLNVMDQGSNRKVLSAVKKFTKKCPPDIVLYVDRLDSLSRDLNDLPLLKTITAVLGSSIWFNAIVALTHAASAPPEGLNGAPMTYEVLMAQRSHIIQQSIRQAAGDMRLMNPVALVENHPSCRRNREGQKVLPNGQSWRHQMLLLCYSSKILSEANSLLKLQDPNPGKLFGFRFRSPPLPFLLSSLLQSRAHPKLSAEQGGNEDDSDIELDDYSDVEQDDDEEEYDQLPPFKPLTKAQLVRLTKEQKNAYFDEYDYRVKLLQKKQWKDEIRRLKEMKKRGKTDLDDDYGYANITGENDQDPPPENVSVPLPDMVLPPSFDCDNPTYRYRFLEPTSTVLARPVLDAHGWDHDCGYDGVSVEETLAILNRFPANVAVQVTKDKKEFSIHLDSSIAAKHGDNASSLAGFDIQTVGRQLAYILRGETKIKNIKKNKTTGGFSVTFLGDIVATGLKVEDQLSLGKRLSLVASTGMMKAQGDTAYGANLEARLKDKDYPIGQSLSTLGLSLMKWRRDLALGANLQSQFPIGRGSKMAVRLGLNNKLSGQITIRTSTSEQVQIALLGLVPVAASIYRSFWPSEPSFAY encoded by the exons ATGGCCCCCACCACCGACGCCGCCGCAGTCGCGCCCGTGGAAGAAGAGAgccccgccccggcggcggcggaggcggcggccgccgccgagggggAGCCGACCAAGAaagtcgaggcggcggcggcggccgaggaggagAAATCGGAGGGGAAAGGTGAGGGGTTTGGGGGTCCGGAGGCCGAGAacggcgagggggagggtgccggaGGAGGGGGTGACGGCGGGGAAGTGGAGGAGGATGGTAAAGGTGGGAGctcgggcgcggcggaggccgacAAGGATGATTTCGgcgggggagctgtggcggcgCCCGCGCCAGCCGTGGGGTCCAAGTCGGACACCGGCGAATCGGTGGAGGTGGCTTCCCCTGATGCGTCGGAGGGTGATGAGAAGGATGGATTacgggagcagcaggaggaaggAGATGCTGCGGTAGAGGCCAAGGCTGTGGATAAGGTAGCGGATTCCGCGGAGTCCGCAGTGGCCGAGGAGAAGCTGGAACCGGAAGAGGacaaggccgaggaggtaggttCTGGGACTGGAGATGGTGGCGAATTGGGCGATGAGGTGGTTGATTTCTCTGTTGAGAGCATGGAGATGACCAAACAAGAGGATAAGGTAGCCCCTGTTGCTGAAGCTAATGGCGAATTAGATGACAAGAAGGTAGCCAGTGATGATGTGGTGTCTGGTGAAGAAGCCCCGGAAGAATCAACTAACAAGGGTGCTGACGTTGAAGAGGAGGCTGCCAAGCCCGAGCCAGCCAGTGAGGCGAGTCCTGTG ATTCTGACTGATGGAAGCGAAGAAGAGCCTGCTTCTGCATCTGCAGGCAGTGTGGTTGAGGACAGCCCTGAGAAAGGGCAGAATGCAGAAGACCAGGCTGCTGCGAGTGAAGCCCCGAAAGAATCAACTAACAAGGGTGCTGATGTTGACGACAATGACGAGTCCGCCAAGCCTGAGCCGGCCAGTGAG GTTGTGAATTCTGTAAGCGAAGAGGAGCCTGCTCCTGCAAGTGTAAACAGTGTGGTTGAGGATAGCCCTGAGAAATGGCAAAATGCTGAAGACCAGGCTGCTGCCAGTGAAGTCCTGGAAGAATCAACTAACATGGATTCTGAATATGAAGACGCCGAGCCTCAGCTAGACAGTGAGGCGAGTCCAGTG GATGTGAATGATGGAAGCGCAGAGGAGCCTGCTCCTGCATCTGCAAACAGTGTGGTTGAGGATAGCCCAGAGAAAAAGCAGAATGCTGAAGACCAGGTTGCTGCCAGTGAAGCTGTGGAAGATGTTGGTGCCAAGAAACTCACAGAGGTTGAAATTGGTGCTGCTGCTCCAGAGTTGGTGCCAGAATCAAGCAATGAAAATAATGGTGCTGATGAGACTGTTGGTGCTACTGAGGTTGCTGATCACAAAGAGGAGGCTGGTGACAATGACATAATTGAGGCGGAGGCTGTGGCAGATGTTGAGGATGGGGTTGGCAACGAGGctgatgaggatgaggatgggGCAAACTCTGACACGAGTCCCGCACGTGTTGCTATCTTAGAGAGCTCTGAAGCTGCAAAGCAGATCATGAAGGAGCTTGCAGAAGGATCCTCTAGTGGTAGTGTGTCTGGCTCAAGAGACTTCAATGATAGCATGGATGGGCAGATTATGCTTGATGATTCagaggatgatgaggatgatgacGGGGAAGAGAAGGGATTTGATTCTGCTGCCCTGGCTGCCCTTCTGAAAGCGGCGACAGGTGGATCATCAGATGGGAAGATCTCAGTCGGTTCCCAAGATGGTTCTAGAATATTCACCATGGATCGACCTGCTGGTCTGGGTTCATCGGCAACATCTCTAAGGCCTATTGCTCCTCGACAACCTGCCAGGTCAAACCCATTCAGCCCCTCGGAGCTTGCAGTTACCACTGATCCTACTGAAGAGATGACTGAGGAAGAGAAGAAGTTGCATGAAAAAGTTGAGTTGATAAGAGTGAAGTTTCTGCGTCTCGTTTACAGGTTGGGAGCTACTCCTGAAGAAACAGTAGCAGCACAAGTGTTGTATCGTTTGAGCCTTGCTGAGGGTATTCGGCATGGAAGGCAGACCAACCGAGCTTTCAGCCTTGATAATGCACGGAGGAAGGCCTTAATTCTTGAAGCAGAGGGAAAAGAGGATCTGGACTTCTCATGCAACATACTTGTTCTTGGAAAGATTGGAGTTGGCAAAAGTGCAACCATCAATTCTATTTTTGGTGAAGAGAAGACCAGAACTGATGCCTTTAGCTCAGCTACCAGCAATGTACGAGAAATTGTTGGTGATGTGGATGGCGTCAAGATTAGAATCATTGATACACCAGGCCTTCGACTCAATGTGATGGACCAAGGATCCAACAGAAAGGTTCTTTCTGCTGTCAAGAAATTTACCAAGAAATGTCCCCCAGATATTGTTCTATATGTTGATCGTCTGGATAGTCTGAGCCGTGATCTCAATGAtttgcctcttctgaaaaccattACCGCTGTTCTTGGTTCATCCATATGGTTCAACGCCATTGTCGCGCTCACACATGCTGCCTCTGCTCCTCCTGAAGGCCTCAATGGTGCTCCCATGACATATGAGGTCTTGATGGCTCAGAGATCCCACATCATCCAGCAATCCATCAGGCAGGCTGCAGGAGATATGCGTTTGATGAACCCAGTAGCCCTTGTTGAGAACCATCCTTCTTGCAGGAGGAACCGCGAGGGCCAGAAAGTGCTTCCCAATGGCCAAAGCTGGAGGCATCAGATGCTGCTTTTGTGCTACTCCTCAAAGATATTATCAGAAGCCAACTCACTTTTGAAGCTTCAGGACCCTAATCCTGGGAAGCTTTTTGGGTTCCGTTTCCGCTCCCCGCCTCTTCCCTTCCTGCTGTCCTCACTCTTGCAGTCAAGAGCCCACCCCAAACTTTCTGCTGAGCAGGGTGGCAATGAAGATGATTCTGATATTGAATTGGATGATTATTCAGATGTGGAacaagatgatgatgaagaagaatatgATCAGCTTCCACCCTTCAAGCCCCTGACCAAAGCTCAGCTTGTGAGGCTCACAAAGGAGCAGAAAAATGCTTATTTTGATGAGTATGATTACAGGGTCAAGCTTCTCCAGAAGAAACAATGGAAGGATGAGATCCGCAGGTTAAAGGAGATGAAGAAGAGGGGAAAAACTGATCTGGATGATGATTATGGGTATGCTAATATCACTGGTGAGAATGATCAGGACCCTCCTCCAGAGAATGTATCAGTTCCCTTACCTGACATGGTGCTGCCTCCTTCATTTGATTGCGACAATCCCACGTACCGGTACCGCTTTCTGGAGCCAACTTCAACTGTCCTAGCAAGGCCTGTTTTAGATGCGCATGGGTGGGATCATGATTGTGGTTATGATGGAGTAAGCGTTGAAGAGACACTAGCTATCCTTAATAGGTTCCCAGCAAATGTAGCAGTTCAGGTTACCAAGGACAAGAAGGAATTCAGCATCCATTTAGACTCTTCCATTGCAGCAAAGCATGGGGATAATGCCTCATCACTTGCTGGTTTTGATATCCAGACTGTTGGGCGGCAGCTTGCATATATTCTCCGTGGTGAGACCAAAATCAAGAAtatcaagaagaacaagaccaCCGGAGGATTCTCAGTAACTTTCCTGGGTGACATAGTGGCAACTGGACTGAAGGTCGAGGATCAGCTCTCCCTTGGGAAGAGGCTGTCACTAGTTGCCAGTACTGGTATGATGAAAGCCCAAGGGGACACTGCATATGGAGCTAACTTGGAGGCACGCCTGAAAGACAAAGACTACCCAATTGGCCAGTCGCTGTCAACCTTGGGTCTTTCTCTGATGAAGTGGCGCCGGGACCTCGCTCTGGGTGCTAACTTGCAGTCACAATTCCCCATCGGAAGGGGCTCGAAGATGGCAGTCCGACTTGGTCTGAACAACAAGCTGAGTGGGCAGATCACCATCAGGACAAGCACCTCAGAGCAGGTTCAGATTGCACTTCTGGGTCTTGTGCCGGTTGCAGCTTCCATCTACCGGAGCTTCTGGCCCAGTGAACCGTCGTTTGCTTATTAA
- the LOC120707278 gene encoding translocase of chloroplast 101, chloroplastic-like isoform X1, with protein sequence MAPTTDAAAVAPVEEESPAPAAAEAAAAAEGEPTKKVEAAAAAEEEKSEGKGEGFGGPEAENGEGEGAGGGGDGGEVEEDGKGGSSGAAEADKDDFGGGAVAAPAPAVGSKSDTGESVEVASPDASEGDEKDGLREQQEEGDAAVEAKAVDKVADSAESAVAEEKLEPEEDKAEEVGSGTGDGGELGDEVVDFSVESMEMTKQEDKVAPVAEANGELDDKKVASDDVVSGEEAPEESTNKGADVEEEAAKPEPASEASPVILTDGSEEEPASASAGSVVEDSPEKGQNAEDQAAASEAPKESTNKGADVDDNDESAKPEPASEASPGVVNSVSEEEPAPASVNSVVEDSPEKWQNAEDQAAASEVLEESTNMDSEYEDAEPQLDSEASPVDVNDGSAEEPAPASANSVVEDSPEKKQNAEDQVAASEAVEDVGAKKLTEVEIGAAAPELVPESSNENNGADETVGATEVADHKEEAGDNDIIEAEAVADVEDGVGNEADEDEDGANSDTSPARVAILESSEAAKQIMKELAEGSSSGSVSGSRDFNDSMDGQIMLDDSEDDEDDDGEEKGFDSAALAALLKAATGGSSDGKISVGSQDGSRIFTMDRPAGLGSSATSLRPIAPRQPARSNPFSPSELAVTTDPTEEMTEEEKKLHEKVELIRVKFLRLVYRLGATPEETVAAQVLYRLSLAEGIRHGRQTNRAFSLDNARRKALILEAEGKEDLDFSCNILVLGKIGVGKSATINSIFGEEKTRTDAFSSATSNVREIVGDVDGVKIRIIDTPGLRLNVMDQGSNRKVLSAVKKFTKKCPPDIVLYVDRLDSLSRDLNDLPLLKTITAVLGSSIWFNAIVALTHAASAPPEGLNGAPMTYEVLMAQRSHIIQQSIRQAAGDMRLMNPVALVENHPSCRRNREGQKVLPNGQSWRHQMLLLCYSSKILSEANSLLKLQDPNPGKLFGFRFRSPPLPFLLSSLLQSRAHPKLSAEQGGNEDDSDIELDDYSDVEQDDDEEEYDQLPPFKPLTKAQLVRLTKEQKNAYFDEYDYRVKLLQKKQWKDEIRRLKEMKKRGKTDLDDDYGYANITGENDQDPPPENVSVPLPDMVLPPSFDCDNPTYRYRFLEPTSTVLARPVLDAHGWDHDCGYDGVSVEETLAILNRFPANVAVQVTKDKKEFSIHLDSSIAAKHGDNASSLAGFDIQTVGRQLAYILRGETKIKNIKKNKTTGGFSVTFLGDIVATGLKVEDQLSLGKRLSLVASTGMMKAQGDTAYGANLEARLKDKDYPIGQSLSTLGLSLMKWRRDLALGANLQSQFPIGRGSKMAVRLGLNNKLSGQITIRTSTSEQVQIALLGLVPVAASIYRSFWPSEPSFAY encoded by the exons ATGGCCCCCACCACCGACGCCGCCGCAGTCGCGCCCGTGGAAGAAGAGAgccccgccccggcggcggcggaggcggcggccgccgccgagggggAGCCGACCAAGAaagtcgaggcggcggcggcggccgaggaggagAAATCGGAGGGGAAAGGTGAGGGGTTTGGGGGTCCGGAGGCCGAGAacggcgagggggagggtgccggaGGAGGGGGTGACGGCGGGGAAGTGGAGGAGGATGGTAAAGGTGGGAGctcgggcgcggcggaggccgacAAGGATGATTTCGgcgggggagctgtggcggcgCCCGCGCCAGCCGTGGGGTCCAAGTCGGACACCGGCGAATCGGTGGAGGTGGCTTCCCCTGATGCGTCGGAGGGTGATGAGAAGGATGGATTacgggagcagcaggaggaaggAGATGCTGCGGTAGAGGCCAAGGCTGTGGATAAGGTAGCGGATTCCGCGGAGTCCGCAGTGGCCGAGGAGAAGCTGGAACCGGAAGAGGacaaggccgaggaggtaggttCTGGGACTGGAGATGGTGGCGAATTGGGCGATGAGGTGGTTGATTTCTCTGTTGAGAGCATGGAGATGACCAAACAAGAGGATAAGGTAGCCCCTGTTGCTGAAGCTAATGGCGAATTAGATGACAAGAAGGTAGCCAGTGATGATGTGGTGTCTGGTGAAGAAGCCCCGGAAGAATCAACTAACAAGGGTGCTGACGTTGAAGAGGAGGCTGCCAAGCCCGAGCCAGCCAGTGAGGCGAGTCCTGTG ATTCTGACTGATGGAAGCGAAGAAGAGCCTGCTTCTGCATCTGCAGGCAGTGTGGTTGAGGACAGCCCTGAGAAAGGGCAGAATGCAGAAGACCAGGCTGCTGCGAGTGAAGCCCCGAAAGAATCAACTAACAAGGGTGCTGATGTTGACGACAATGACGAGTCCGCCAAGCCTGAGCCGGCCAGTGAGGCAAGTCCAGGG GTTGTGAATTCTGTAAGCGAAGAGGAGCCTGCTCCTGCAAGTGTAAACAGTGTGGTTGAGGATAGCCCTGAGAAATGGCAAAATGCTGAAGACCAGGCTGCTGCCAGTGAAGTCCTGGAAGAATCAACTAACATGGATTCTGAATATGAAGACGCCGAGCCTCAGCTAGACAGTGAGGCGAGTCCAGTG GATGTGAATGATGGAAGCGCAGAGGAGCCTGCTCCTGCATCTGCAAACAGTGTGGTTGAGGATAGCCCAGAGAAAAAGCAGAATGCTGAAGACCAGGTTGCTGCCAGTGAAGCTGTGGAAGATGTTGGTGCCAAGAAACTCACAGAGGTTGAAATTGGTGCTGCTGCTCCAGAGTTGGTGCCAGAATCAAGCAATGAAAATAATGGTGCTGATGAGACTGTTGGTGCTACTGAGGTTGCTGATCACAAAGAGGAGGCTGGTGACAATGACATAATTGAGGCGGAGGCTGTGGCAGATGTTGAGGATGGGGTTGGCAACGAGGctgatgaggatgaggatgggGCAAACTCTGACACGAGTCCCGCACGTGTTGCTATCTTAGAGAGCTCTGAAGCTGCAAAGCAGATCATGAAGGAGCTTGCAGAAGGATCCTCTAGTGGTAGTGTGTCTGGCTCAAGAGACTTCAATGATAGCATGGATGGGCAGATTATGCTTGATGATTCagaggatgatgaggatgatgacGGGGAAGAGAAGGGATTTGATTCTGCTGCCCTGGCTGCCCTTCTGAAAGCGGCGACAGGTGGATCATCAGATGGGAAGATCTCAGTCGGTTCCCAAGATGGTTCTAGAATATTCACCATGGATCGACCTGCTGGTCTGGGTTCATCGGCAACATCTCTAAGGCCTATTGCTCCTCGACAACCTGCCAGGTCAAACCCATTCAGCCCCTCGGAGCTTGCAGTTACCACTGATCCTACTGAAGAGATGACTGAGGAAGAGAAGAAGTTGCATGAAAAAGTTGAGTTGATAAGAGTGAAGTTTCTGCGTCTCGTTTACAGGTTGGGAGCTACTCCTGAAGAAACAGTAGCAGCACAAGTGTTGTATCGTTTGAGCCTTGCTGAGGGTATTCGGCATGGAAGGCAGACCAACCGAGCTTTCAGCCTTGATAATGCACGGAGGAAGGCCTTAATTCTTGAAGCAGAGGGAAAAGAGGATCTGGACTTCTCATGCAACATACTTGTTCTTGGAAAGATTGGAGTTGGCAAAAGTGCAACCATCAATTCTATTTTTGGTGAAGAGAAGACCAGAACTGATGCCTTTAGCTCAGCTACCAGCAATGTACGAGAAATTGTTGGTGATGTGGATGGCGTCAAGATTAGAATCATTGATACACCAGGCCTTCGACTCAATGTGATGGACCAAGGATCCAACAGAAAGGTTCTTTCTGCTGTCAAGAAATTTACCAAGAAATGTCCCCCAGATATTGTTCTATATGTTGATCGTCTGGATAGTCTGAGCCGTGATCTCAATGAtttgcctcttctgaaaaccattACCGCTGTTCTTGGTTCATCCATATGGTTCAACGCCATTGTCGCGCTCACACATGCTGCCTCTGCTCCTCCTGAAGGCCTCAATGGTGCTCCCATGACATATGAGGTCTTGATGGCTCAGAGATCCCACATCATCCAGCAATCCATCAGGCAGGCTGCAGGAGATATGCGTTTGATGAACCCAGTAGCCCTTGTTGAGAACCATCCTTCTTGCAGGAGGAACCGCGAGGGCCAGAAAGTGCTTCCCAATGGCCAAAGCTGGAGGCATCAGATGCTGCTTTTGTGCTACTCCTCAAAGATATTATCAGAAGCCAACTCACTTTTGAAGCTTCAGGACCCTAATCCTGGGAAGCTTTTTGGGTTCCGTTTCCGCTCCCCGCCTCTTCCCTTCCTGCTGTCCTCACTCTTGCAGTCAAGAGCCCACCCCAAACTTTCTGCTGAGCAGGGTGGCAATGAAGATGATTCTGATATTGAATTGGATGATTATTCAGATGTGGAacaagatgatgatgaagaagaatatgATCAGCTTCCACCCTTCAAGCCCCTGACCAAAGCTCAGCTTGTGAGGCTCACAAAGGAGCAGAAAAATGCTTATTTTGATGAGTATGATTACAGGGTCAAGCTTCTCCAGAAGAAACAATGGAAGGATGAGATCCGCAGGTTAAAGGAGATGAAGAAGAGGGGAAAAACTGATCTGGATGATGATTATGGGTATGCTAATATCACTGGTGAGAATGATCAGGACCCTCCTCCAGAGAATGTATCAGTTCCCTTACCTGACATGGTGCTGCCTCCTTCATTTGATTGCGACAATCCCACGTACCGGTACCGCTTTCTGGAGCCAACTTCAACTGTCCTAGCAAGGCCTGTTTTAGATGCGCATGGGTGGGATCATGATTGTGGTTATGATGGAGTAAGCGTTGAAGAGACACTAGCTATCCTTAATAGGTTCCCAGCAAATGTAGCAGTTCAGGTTACCAAGGACAAGAAGGAATTCAGCATCCATTTAGACTCTTCCATTGCAGCAAAGCATGGGGATAATGCCTCATCACTTGCTGGTTTTGATATCCAGACTGTTGGGCGGCAGCTTGCATATATTCTCCGTGGTGAGACCAAAATCAAGAAtatcaagaagaacaagaccaCCGGAGGATTCTCAGTAACTTTCCTGGGTGACATAGTGGCAACTGGACTGAAGGTCGAGGATCAGCTCTCCCTTGGGAAGAGGCTGTCACTAGTTGCCAGTACTGGTATGATGAAAGCCCAAGGGGACACTGCATATGGAGCTAACTTGGAGGCACGCCTGAAAGACAAAGACTACCCAATTGGCCAGTCGCTGTCAACCTTGGGTCTTTCTCTGATGAAGTGGCGCCGGGACCTCGCTCTGGGTGCTAACTTGCAGTCACAATTCCCCATCGGAAGGGGCTCGAAGATGGCAGTCCGACTTGGTCTGAACAACAAGCTGAGTGGGCAGATCACCATCAGGACAAGCACCTCAGAGCAGGTTCAGATTGCACTTCTGGGTCTTGTGCCGGTTGCAGCTTCCATCTACCGGAGCTTCTGGCCCAGTGAACCGTCGTTTGCTTATTAA